Genomic window (Patescibacteria group bacterium):
CGCATTTCCACAAAGAAATGTTTGCACTGACTGAAGATGACGATGTGCGTTTAGCTGTGATTGTTGCTTTCAGAGGCTCTGGTAAATCAACTATTATGTCCCTCAGTTACCCAATTTGGGCAATATTGGGCAAACAACAGCGTAAGTATCCGCTCTTGGTTGCACAAACACAGCCGCAAGCTCGACAGCTATTAGGTAATATAAAATCAGAATTTGAAAACAATAAGCTCTTGATTAGCGATTTTGGACCTTTTGAAGAATTTGCGGACGAATGGCGTTCGGAAACACTAGTGTTACCAAAATACGGAGCTAGAATTTCAGCCATTTCTAGTGGCGAAAATGTGCGCGGGATTCGGCATAAACAAACTAGACCTGACCTTATTGTTTGTGATGATGTTGAAGACTCTAATTCTGTTAGATTTAGAGAAAATAGAGACAGAACTTATAACTGGTTTGTTGGTGACATCATTCCTGCTGGCGACTTAAAAACAAAAATCGTAGTTGTTGGAAATTTACTGCATGAGGATGCGCTAATAAATAGACTTCAAAGCGATATTGTTAATAACGAGAGGACTGGAGAATTCAAAGCATATCCGCTAGTGGACGCTGGGGGAAAAACTCTTTGGCCGGATAAATTCCAAAACAAAGATGCAATTGAAAAAGAAAAAGCAGTGGTTGGAGAATCTGCATTGTGGGAAAGAGAATATTTACTGAGAATTGTTCCTACCGCAGATGTGTTAGTGCGAAGAGACTGGATACGGAAATACAACTCTTTACCAAATAAAAGCGAAGAATTACCTCATTTAGC
Coding sequences:
- the terL gene encoding phage terminase large subunit; the encoded protein is MKSNPLKITEKEFKELEELIEKDAQFRKQLAKESHFWFFYTYFSHYITYKPAHFHKEMFALTEDDDVRLAVIVAFRGSGKSTIMSLSYPIWAILGKQQRKYPLLVAQTQPQARQLLGNIKSEFENNKLLISDFGPFEEFADEWRSETLVLPKYGARISAISSGENVRGIRHKQTRPDLIVCDDVEDSNSVRFRENRDRTYNWFVGDIIPAGDLKTKIVVVGNLLHEDALINRLQSDIVNNERTGEFKAYPLVDAGGKTLWPDKFQNKDAIEKEKAVVGESALWEREYLLRIVPTADVLVRRDWIRKYNSLPNKSEELPHLAIAAVDLAISQKDSADFTAMVSAYIYGFGEDMRVYLLPHMVNKRLQFPDTCKEVQNLAKQIQIGSRRPLILVEHAGYQEALTHQLKLKGLRVEGRKVAGRDKRERLSLVTDYIQSGKVLFPKRGADLLIQQLTGFGIERHDDLADAFSILMNKIIESDSNSSGGLIIGLRNPIFNPRELGEGPVGFGNIRDKVF